One window of the Marmota flaviventris isolate mMarFla1 chromosome 2, mMarFla1.hap1, whole genome shotgun sequence genome contains the following:
- the Zbtb1 gene encoding zinc finger and BTB domain-containing protein 1 isoform X3 codes for MAKPSHSSYVLQQLNNQREWGFLCDCCIAIDDIYFQAHKAVLAACSSYFRMFFMNHQHSTAQLNLSNMKISAECFDLILQFMYLGKIMTAPSSFEQFKVAMNYLQLYNVPDCLEDIQDADCSSSKCSSSASSKQNSKMIFGVRMYEDTVARNGSEANRWCAEPSSTVNTPHNREPDEESLQLGNFPEPLFDVCKKSSVSKLSAPKERVSRRFGRSFTCDSCGFGFSCEKLLDEHVLTCTNRHSYQNTRSYHRIVDIRDEKDSNIKAEFGEKDSSKTFSAQTDKYRGDTSQAPDDSASTTGNRKSSTVESEIATEEKSRAAERKRIIIKMEPEDIPTDELKDFNIIKVNDKDCNESTDNDELEDEPEEPFYRYYVEEDVSIKKSGRKTLKPRMSINADERVGLENMRPPNNSSPVREDTENASCELCGLTITEEDLSSHYLAKHIENICACGKCGQILVKGRQLQEHAQRCGEPQDLTMNGLGNTEEKMDMEENPDEQSEIRDMFVEMLDDFRDSHYQLNSIQKKQLFKHSACPFRCPNCGQRFETENLVVEHMSSCLDQDMFKSAIMEENERDHRRKHFCNLCGKGFYQRCHLREHYTVHTKEKQFVCQTCGKQFLRERQLRLHNDMHKGMAR; via the coding sequence ATGGCAAAACCCAGCCACAGCAGCTACGTCCTTCAGCAGCTAAACAACCAAAGAGAATGGGGTTTTCTCTGTGACTGTTGTATTGCAATTGATGACATTTACTTTCAAGCCCACAAAGCCGTTCTAGCTGCCTGCAGCTcctattttagaatgtttttcatGAACCATCAACATAGTACTGCACAACTGAATCTCAGCAATATGAAAATTAGTGCTGAGTGTTTTGATCTCATTTTGCAATTTATGTATTTAGGAAAAATTATGACAGCTCCCTCCAGTTTTGAGCAGTTTAAAGTGGCAATGAACTATCTACAGCTGTACAATGTTCCTGACTGCTTAGAAGATATACAGGATGCAGATTGTTCTAGTTCAAAATGTTCATCTTCTGCTTCCAGCAAACAGAACAGCAAAATGATATTTGGAGTAAGAATGTATGAAGACACTGTGGCTAGAAATGGAAGTGAAGCCAATAGGTGGTGTGCAGAGCCAAGTTCAACAGTAAATACACCACATAATAGAGAGCCTGATGAAGAATCTTTACAATTAGGTAATTTTCCTGAACCACTATTTGATGTATGTAAAAAAAGTTCTGTGTCCAAATTATCTGCTCCAAAAGAACGTGTATCGCGACGCTTTGGACGGAGTTTTACCTGTGACAGCTGTGGATTTGGCTTTAGTTGTGAAAAATTATTAGATGAGCATGTGTTGACCTGTACTAACAGACATTCATACCAAAACACAAGATCTTACCACCGAATAGTAgatattagagatgaaaaagacaGTAACATCAAAGCTGAATTTGGTGAAAAGGATTCTTCTAAAACATTTTCTGCACAGACCGACAAATACAGAGGAGACACAAGCCAGGCTCCTGATGATTCAGCTTCAACCACTGGAAACAGGAAAAGTAGCACAGTAGAGTCTGAAATAGCCACTGAAGAAAAAAGCAGAGCTGCTGAGAGGAAAAGAATCATTATCAAGATGGAGCCAGAAGATATTCCTACAGATGAGCTGAAAGATTTTAACATTATTAAAGTTAATGATAAAGACTGTAACGAATCCACTGACAACGATGAATTGGAAGATGAACCCGAAGAGCCATTTTATAGATACTATGTTGAAGAAGACGTCAGCATTAAAAAAAGTGGTAGGAAAACTCTAAAACCTCGGATGTCAATAAATGCTGATGAAAGAGTTGGTTTAGAAAATATGAGACCCCCTAACAACAGCAGTCCAGTTCGAGAGGATACTGAAAATGCATCTTGTGAGCTGTGTGGACTCACAATAACCGAAGAGGACCTGTCATCTCATTACCTAGCCAAACACATTGAAAATATCTGTGCATGTGGTAAATGTGGACAAATACTTGTCAAGGGTAGACAACTTCAGGAACATGCCCAAAGATGTGGAGAACCCCAAGATCTGACAATGAATGGGTTAGGAAATACTGAGGAGAAAATGGACATGGAAGAAAATCCTGATGAGCAGTCTGAAATAAGAGATATGTTTGTTGAAATGTTGGATGATTTTAGGGACAGTCATTACCAGTTAAACAGTATCCAAAAAAAGCAGTTATTTAAGCATTCTGCCTGTCCTTTTCGATGTCCTAACTGTGGCCAGCGTTTTGAAACTGAAAATCTAGTGGTTGAACATATGTCTAGCTGCCTAGACCAAGATATGTTTAAGAGTGCCAtcatggaagaaaatgaaagagatcaCAGGCGAAAGCATTTCTGTAATCTGTGTGGAAAAGGATTTTATCAGCGGTGTCATTTAAGAGAACACTATACTGTTCATACTAAGGAAAAACAGTTTGTTTGTCAGACATGTGGAAAGCAGTTTTTAAGAGAACGTCAGTTGCGTCTGCACAATGATATGCACAAAGGCATGGCCAG
- the Zbtb1 gene encoding zinc finger and BTB domain-containing protein 1 isoform X1, with amino-acid sequence MAKPSHSSYVLQQLNNQREWGFLCDCCIAIDDIYFQAHKAVLAACSSYFRMFFMNHQHSTAQLNLSNMKISAECFDLILQFMYLGKIMTAPSSFEQFKVAMNYLQLYNVPDCLEDIQDADCSSSKCSSSASSKQNSKMIFGVRMYEDTVARNGSEANRWCAEPSSTVNTPHNREPDEESLQLGNFPEPLFDVCKKSSVSKLSAPKERVSRRFGRSFTCDSCGFGFSCEKLLDEHVLTCTNRHSYQNTRSYHRIVDIRDEKDSNIKAEFGEKDSSKTFSAQTDKYRGDTSQAPDDSASTTGNRKSSTVESEIATEEKSRAAERKRIIIKMEPEDIPTDELKDFNIIKVNDKDCNESTDNDELEDEPEEPFYRYYVEEDVSIKKSGRKTLKPRMSINADERVGLENMRPPNNSSPVREDTENASCELCGLTITEEDLSSHYLAKHIENICACGKCGQILVKGRQLQEHAQRCGEPQDLTMNGLGNTEEKMDMEENPDEQSEIRDMFVEMLDDFRDSHYQLNSIQKKQLFKHSACPFRCPNCGQRFETENLVVEHMSSCLDQDMFKSAIMEENERDHRRKHFCNLCGKGFYQRCHLREHYTVHTKEKQFVCQTCGKQFLRERQLRLHNDMHKGMARYVCSICDQGNFRKHDHVRHMISHLSAGETICQVCFQIFPNNEQLEQHMDVHLYTCGICGAKFNLRKDMRSHYNAKHLKRT; translated from the coding sequence ATGGCAAAACCCAGCCACAGCAGCTACGTCCTTCAGCAGCTAAACAACCAAAGAGAATGGGGTTTTCTCTGTGACTGTTGTATTGCAATTGATGACATTTACTTTCAAGCCCACAAAGCCGTTCTAGCTGCCTGCAGCTcctattttagaatgtttttcatGAACCATCAACATAGTACTGCACAACTGAATCTCAGCAATATGAAAATTAGTGCTGAGTGTTTTGATCTCATTTTGCAATTTATGTATTTAGGAAAAATTATGACAGCTCCCTCCAGTTTTGAGCAGTTTAAAGTGGCAATGAACTATCTACAGCTGTACAATGTTCCTGACTGCTTAGAAGATATACAGGATGCAGATTGTTCTAGTTCAAAATGTTCATCTTCTGCTTCCAGCAAACAGAACAGCAAAATGATATTTGGAGTAAGAATGTATGAAGACACTGTGGCTAGAAATGGAAGTGAAGCCAATAGGTGGTGTGCAGAGCCAAGTTCAACAGTAAATACACCACATAATAGAGAGCCTGATGAAGAATCTTTACAATTAGGTAATTTTCCTGAACCACTATTTGATGTATGTAAAAAAAGTTCTGTGTCCAAATTATCTGCTCCAAAAGAACGTGTATCGCGACGCTTTGGACGGAGTTTTACCTGTGACAGCTGTGGATTTGGCTTTAGTTGTGAAAAATTATTAGATGAGCATGTGTTGACCTGTACTAACAGACATTCATACCAAAACACAAGATCTTACCACCGAATAGTAgatattagagatgaaaaagacaGTAACATCAAAGCTGAATTTGGTGAAAAGGATTCTTCTAAAACATTTTCTGCACAGACCGACAAATACAGAGGAGACACAAGCCAGGCTCCTGATGATTCAGCTTCAACCACTGGAAACAGGAAAAGTAGCACAGTAGAGTCTGAAATAGCCACTGAAGAAAAAAGCAGAGCTGCTGAGAGGAAAAGAATCATTATCAAGATGGAGCCAGAAGATATTCCTACAGATGAGCTGAAAGATTTTAACATTATTAAAGTTAATGATAAAGACTGTAACGAATCCACTGACAACGATGAATTGGAAGATGAACCCGAAGAGCCATTTTATAGATACTATGTTGAAGAAGACGTCAGCATTAAAAAAAGTGGTAGGAAAACTCTAAAACCTCGGATGTCAATAAATGCTGATGAAAGAGTTGGTTTAGAAAATATGAGACCCCCTAACAACAGCAGTCCAGTTCGAGAGGATACTGAAAATGCATCTTGTGAGCTGTGTGGACTCACAATAACCGAAGAGGACCTGTCATCTCATTACCTAGCCAAACACATTGAAAATATCTGTGCATGTGGTAAATGTGGACAAATACTTGTCAAGGGTAGACAACTTCAGGAACATGCCCAAAGATGTGGAGAACCCCAAGATCTGACAATGAATGGGTTAGGAAATACTGAGGAGAAAATGGACATGGAAGAAAATCCTGATGAGCAGTCTGAAATAAGAGATATGTTTGTTGAAATGTTGGATGATTTTAGGGACAGTCATTACCAGTTAAACAGTATCCAAAAAAAGCAGTTATTTAAGCATTCTGCCTGTCCTTTTCGATGTCCTAACTGTGGCCAGCGTTTTGAAACTGAAAATCTAGTGGTTGAACATATGTCTAGCTGCCTAGACCAAGATATGTTTAAGAGTGCCAtcatggaagaaaatgaaagagatcaCAGGCGAAAGCATTTCTGTAATCTGTGTGGAAAAGGATTTTATCAGCGGTGTCATTTAAGAGAACACTATACTGTTCATACTAAGGAAAAACAGTTTGTTTGTCAGACATGTGGAAAGCAGTTTTTAAGAGAACGTCAGTTGCGTCTGCACAATGATATGCACAAAGGCATGGCCAGGTATGTCTGTTCCATTTGTGATCAAGGAAACTTCAGAAAACATGACCATGTACGGCATATGATTTCTCATTTATCTGCTGGTGAGACTATATGCCAGGTCTGCTTTCAGATATTCCCAAATAATGAACAATTGGAGCAGCACATGGATGTTCATCTGTATACATGTGGAATATGTGGAGCAAAATTTAATTTGAGGAAAGATATGAGATCACATTATAATGCCAAGCATTTGAAAAGAACCTAA
- the Zbtb1 gene encoding zinc finger and BTB domain-containing protein 1 isoform X2 → MAKPSHSSYVLQQLNNQREWGFLCDCCIAIDDIYFQAHKAVLAACSSYFRMFFMNHQHSTAQLNLSNMKISAECFDLILQFMYLGKIMTAPSSFEQFKVAMNYLQLYNVPDCLEDIQDADCSSSKCSSSASSKQNSKMIFGVRMYEDTVARNGSEANRWCAEPSSTVNTPHNREPDEESLQLGNFPEPLFDVCKKSSVSKLSAPKERVSRRFGRSFTCDSCGFGFSCEKLLDEHVLTCTNRHSYQNTRSYHRIVDIRDEKDSNIKAEFGEKDSSKTFSAQTDKYRGDTSQAPDDSASTTGNRKSSTVESEIATEEKSRAAERKRIIIKMEPEDIPTDELKDFNIIKVNDKDCNESTDNDELEDEPEEPFYRYYVEEDVSIKKSGRKTLKPRMSINADERVGLENMRPPNNSSPVREDTENASCELCGLTITEEDLSSHYLAKHIENICACGKCGQILVKGRQLQEHAQRCGEPQDLTMNGLGNTEEKMDMEENPDEQSEIRDMFVEMLDDFRDSHYQLNSIQKKQLFKHSACPFRCPNCGQRFETENLVVEHMSSCLDQDMFKSAIMEENERDHRRKHFCNLCGKGFYQRCHLREHYTVHTKEKQFVCQTCGKQFLRERQLRLHNDMHKGMASGEIGPSKPLEK, encoded by the coding sequence ATGGCAAAACCCAGCCACAGCAGCTACGTCCTTCAGCAGCTAAACAACCAAAGAGAATGGGGTTTTCTCTGTGACTGTTGTATTGCAATTGATGACATTTACTTTCAAGCCCACAAAGCCGTTCTAGCTGCCTGCAGCTcctattttagaatgtttttcatGAACCATCAACATAGTACTGCACAACTGAATCTCAGCAATATGAAAATTAGTGCTGAGTGTTTTGATCTCATTTTGCAATTTATGTATTTAGGAAAAATTATGACAGCTCCCTCCAGTTTTGAGCAGTTTAAAGTGGCAATGAACTATCTACAGCTGTACAATGTTCCTGACTGCTTAGAAGATATACAGGATGCAGATTGTTCTAGTTCAAAATGTTCATCTTCTGCTTCCAGCAAACAGAACAGCAAAATGATATTTGGAGTAAGAATGTATGAAGACACTGTGGCTAGAAATGGAAGTGAAGCCAATAGGTGGTGTGCAGAGCCAAGTTCAACAGTAAATACACCACATAATAGAGAGCCTGATGAAGAATCTTTACAATTAGGTAATTTTCCTGAACCACTATTTGATGTATGTAAAAAAAGTTCTGTGTCCAAATTATCTGCTCCAAAAGAACGTGTATCGCGACGCTTTGGACGGAGTTTTACCTGTGACAGCTGTGGATTTGGCTTTAGTTGTGAAAAATTATTAGATGAGCATGTGTTGACCTGTACTAACAGACATTCATACCAAAACACAAGATCTTACCACCGAATAGTAgatattagagatgaaaaagacaGTAACATCAAAGCTGAATTTGGTGAAAAGGATTCTTCTAAAACATTTTCTGCACAGACCGACAAATACAGAGGAGACACAAGCCAGGCTCCTGATGATTCAGCTTCAACCACTGGAAACAGGAAAAGTAGCACAGTAGAGTCTGAAATAGCCACTGAAGAAAAAAGCAGAGCTGCTGAGAGGAAAAGAATCATTATCAAGATGGAGCCAGAAGATATTCCTACAGATGAGCTGAAAGATTTTAACATTATTAAAGTTAATGATAAAGACTGTAACGAATCCACTGACAACGATGAATTGGAAGATGAACCCGAAGAGCCATTTTATAGATACTATGTTGAAGAAGACGTCAGCATTAAAAAAAGTGGTAGGAAAACTCTAAAACCTCGGATGTCAATAAATGCTGATGAAAGAGTTGGTTTAGAAAATATGAGACCCCCTAACAACAGCAGTCCAGTTCGAGAGGATACTGAAAATGCATCTTGTGAGCTGTGTGGACTCACAATAACCGAAGAGGACCTGTCATCTCATTACCTAGCCAAACACATTGAAAATATCTGTGCATGTGGTAAATGTGGACAAATACTTGTCAAGGGTAGACAACTTCAGGAACATGCCCAAAGATGTGGAGAACCCCAAGATCTGACAATGAATGGGTTAGGAAATACTGAGGAGAAAATGGACATGGAAGAAAATCCTGATGAGCAGTCTGAAATAAGAGATATGTTTGTTGAAATGTTGGATGATTTTAGGGACAGTCATTACCAGTTAAACAGTATCCAAAAAAAGCAGTTATTTAAGCATTCTGCCTGTCCTTTTCGATGTCCTAACTGTGGCCAGCGTTTTGAAACTGAAAATCTAGTGGTTGAACATATGTCTAGCTGCCTAGACCAAGATATGTTTAAGAGTGCCAtcatggaagaaaatgaaagagatcaCAGGCGAAAGCATTTCTGTAATCTGTGTGGAAAAGGATTTTATCAGCGGTGTCATTTAAGAGAACACTATACTGTTCATACTAAGGAAAAACAGTTTGTTTGTCAGACATGTGGAAAGCAGTTTTTAAGAGAACGTCAGTTGCGTCTGCACAATGATATGCACAAAGGCATGGCCAG